A genome region from Trichosurus vulpecula isolate mTriVul1 chromosome 5, mTriVul1.pri, whole genome shotgun sequence includes the following:
- the LOC118849825 gene encoding LOW QUALITY PROTEIN: protein ABHD11-like (The sequence of the model RefSeq protein was modified relative to this genomic sequence to represent the inferred CDS: inserted 1 base in 1 codon), translating to MWLWSWAWRGLXGVACKPPLPSQGPTLPGAPAAHRSSSPRPVSLSHNLLDSKNSRQPLVFLPGLFGSKINFQTIGKTLQQQTGRKVLIVDAWNHGESPHSPDSSYEAMNADEALLPHPGLAPWVLIGYSMGGKTAMILVLQRPELVECLISVDISPLTTTAISDFSSYLVAMKSVQIPEELPLSQACKVADQQLSPLIKEESQVAAESGWRTQDSTIWQFLLTNLVKASSGQFKWRVNIEALIHQMDKIFDFPQLQKSYPGPTLFLRRAKQKFIQPDHFSEIKHLFPQAQILSLAGAGHWIHADQHQDFMTSVKCFLA from the exons ATGTGGCTCTGGAGCTGGGCCTGGAGGGGCC TGGGGGTAGCCTGCAAGCCCCCGCTGCCTTCCCAGGGGCCCACCCTCCCTGGGGCTCCGGCCGCACACAGAAGCAGCAGCCCCAGGCCGGTGTCCCTCTCCCACAATCTGCTGGACTCCAAGAACAGCCGCCAGCCCCTGGTCTTCCTGCCTGGATTGTTTGGCAGCAAAATTAATTTCCAGACCATCGGCAAGACCCTTCAGCAGCAAACCGGCAGAAAGGTGCTGATAGTGGATGCCTGGAACCATGGAGAGAGCCCACACAGCCCTGATTCCAGCTATGAGGCCATGAATGCCGACGAGGCCCTCCTGCCCCATCCTGGCCTGGCCCCCTGGGTCCTCATCGGATATAGCATGGGGGGCAAGACAGCCATGATACTGGTGCTGCAGAGGCCAGAGCTGGTGGAATGCCTGATCTCAGTGGACATCAGCCCATTGACGACCACAGCCATCTCAGACTTCTCTTCCTACTTGGTAGCCATGAAGTCAGTACAGATACCCGAGGAGCTGCCCCTTTCTCAAGCATGCAAAGTAGCAGACCAGCAGCTCAGTCCTCTCATCAAGGAGGAGAGCCAGGTGGCTGCTGAGTCAGGATGGAGGACACAGGACTCCACTATATGGCAATTCCTCCTCACCAATCTGGTGAAAGCCAGCAGTGGGCAGTTCAAGTGGAGGGTCAACATTGAAGCCCTGATCCACCAGATGGACAAGATCTTCGACTTTCCTCAGCTCCAGAAATCCTACCCTGGTCCCACGCTCTTCCTCAGACGTGCCAAGCAGAAATTCATCCAGCCTGATCATTTCTCCGAGATCAAGCATCTGTTCCCTCAAGCCCAGATCCTATCTCTCGCAGGGGCCGGCCACTGGATCCACGCCGACCAACACCAAGACTTCATGACCAGTGTTAAATGCTTCCTGGCCTAG
- the LOC118851126 gene encoding zinc finger protein 501-like, whose product MELLTFKDVAVEFTKEEWLQMTPSQKKLYRDVMLENYRNLESLGFAVSKPDVIYHLERKEASWMPEADIPRSSCPWSREFTGDKHPEDNECGKDFKDKTSLLKHKRFPMGENPYECSECGKACRGKTQLTEHYRNHTGEKPYECSECGKAFRYKTGLTMHHRIHTGEKAYECSECGKACRDKTRLTVHRRIHTGEKPYKCSECGKTFRIKIHLTVHHRIHSGEKPYECSECGKAFRYKRELTVHHRIHTGEKPYECSECGKALRGKRELTVHQRIHTGEKPYECSECGKAFRYRIQLTEHHRIHTGEKPYECSECGKAFRYNTLFKKHHRIHSGEKPYVCNECGKAFRDKTQFTVHHRIHSGEKPYECSECGKAFSTKKSLALHQRIHTGEKPYECSECGKACRDKTRLTEHYRIHTGERPYECNECGKAFRSKSHLTVHQRIHSGKKP is encoded by the exons ATGGAGCTAT tgacattcaaggatgtggccGTGGAATTCACCAAAGAGGAGTGGCTGCAgatgaccccatctcagaaaaagttgTACAgagatgtgatgctggagaactatagGAACTTGGAGTCTTTGGGATTTGCAGTTTCCAAACCAGATGTGATCTACcatttggaaagaaaggaagcatcTTGGATGCCAGAGGCAGATATTCCCAGAAGCAGCTGTCCATGGAGCAGAGAATTTACTGGCGATAAACATCCAGAAgataatgaatgtgggaaggacTTCAAAGATAAGACATCTTTGTTAAAGCATAAGAGATTTCCTATGGGAGAAAATCCGtatgaatgcagtgaatgtgggaaggcctgcAGGGGTAAGACTCAGCTTACAGAGCATTACAGAaatcatactggagagaaaccttatgaatgtagtgaatgtgggaaggccttcagataTAAGACTGGACTTACAatgcatcacagaattcatactggagaaaaagcttatgaatgtagtgaatgtgggaaggcctgcAGGGATAAGACTCGACTTACAGTGCATCgtagaattcatactggagagaaaccttataaatgtagtgaatgtggaaagactttcaggaTTAAAATACACCTTACAgtgcatcacagaattcatagtggagagaaaccttatgaatgtagcgAATGCGGAAAGGCCTTCAGATATAAAAGGGAACTTACGGTGCATCatagaattcacactggagaaaaaccttatgaatgtagtgaatgtgggaaggccctCAGGGGTAAGAGAGAACTTAcagtgcatcagagaattcatactggagagaaaccttatgaatgtagtgagtgtggaaaggccttcagatACAGGATTCAACTTACAgagcatcacagaattcatactggagagaaaccttatgaatgcagtgaatgtggaaaagccttcagatataacacactttttaaaaagcatcacagaattcatagtggagagaaaccttatgtatgtaatgaatgtggcaagGCTTTCAGAGACAAGACACAATTTACAgtgcatcacagaattcatagtggagagaaaccttatgaatgtagtgaatgtgggaaggccttcagtaCCAAGAAGTCCCTTGCtctgcatcagagaattcatactggagagaaaccttatgaatgcagcGAATGTGGGAAGGCCTGCAGGGATAAGACTCGACTTACAGAGCATtacagaattcatactggagagagaccttatgaatgtaatgaatgtgggaaggccttcaggagTAAGTCACAccttactgtacatcagagaattcattcaGGAAAGAAACCTTAA
- the LOC118851127 gene encoding LOW QUALITY PROTEIN: protein ABHD11-like (The sequence of the model RefSeq protein was modified relative to this genomic sequence to represent the inferred CDS: inserted 2 bases in 1 codon) → MWLWSWAWRGLWGVACKLPLPSRWPSXHTTPTTHRSIRPRLVPLSHKLLDSKDSHLPLVFLHGLFGSKTNVQTIGKTLQQPTGRKVLIVDARNHGESPHSPDSSYEAMSANVEVLLPHLGLAPCILIGYSMGGKTAMILALQRPELVECLISVDISPLPTTAISDISSYLIAIKSVQIPKELPLSQVHKVADQQLSPLIKEESQVAAESGWRTQDSTIWQFLLTNLVKASSGQFKWRVNTEALIHQMDKIFDFPQLQKSYPGPTLFLRGTKYKFIQPDHFSEIKHLFPQAQILSVTGAGHWIHADLP, encoded by the exons ATGTGGCTCTGGAGCTGGGCCTGGAGGGGCCTCTGGGGGGTGGCCTGCaagctccctctgccttccaggTGGCCCAG CCACACCACACCGACCACACACCGAAGCATCAGGCCCAGGCTGGTGCCCCTCTCCCACAAGCTGCTGGACTCCAAGGACAGCCACCTCCCCCTGGTCTTCCTGCATGGATTGTTTGGCAGCAAAACTAATGTCCAGACCATCGGCAAGACCCTTCAGCAGCCAACTGGAAGAAAGGTGCTGATAGTGGATGCCCGGAACCATGGAGAGAGCCCACACAGCCCTGATTCCAGCTATGAGGCCATGAGTGCCAACGTGGAGGTCCTCCTGCCCCATCTTGGCCTGGCCCCCTGCATCCTTATCGGATATAGCATGGGGGGCAAGACAGCCATGATACTGGCACTGCAGAGGCCAGAGCTGGTGGAATGCCTGATCTCAGTGGACATCAGCCCATTGCCGACCACAGCCATCTCAGACATCTCTTCCTACTTGATAGCCATAAAGTCAGTACAGATACCCAAGGAGCTGCCCCTCTCCCAAGTGCACAAAGTAGCAGACCAGCAGCTCAGTCCTCTCATTAAGGAGGAGAGCCAGGTGGCTGCTGAGTCAGGATGGAGGACACAGGACTCCACTATATGGCAATTCCTCCTTACCAATCTGGTGAAAGCCAGCAGCGGGCAGTTCAAGTGGAGGGTCAACACTGAAGCCCTGATCCACCAGATGGACAAGATCTTCGACTTTCCTCAGCTCCAGAAATCCTACCCTGGTCCCACACTCTTCCTCAGAGGCACCAAGTATAAATTCATCCAGCCTGATCATTTCTCCGAGATCAAGCATCTGTTCCCTCAAGCCCAGATCCTGTCTGTCACAGGGGCCGGCCACTGGATCCACGCCGACCTACCCTGA